The DNA window CGACCCGTGGCAGGGAACCCGGCGCCTAAACGTTGAACCGGAAATGCATCACGTCGCCGTCCTTGACCACGTAGTCGCGGCCCTCGATGCGCAGCTTGCCGGCCTCGCGGCACTTGGCTTCGCTGCCGAGGTTGACCAGATCTTCCCACCAGATGACCTCGGCCTTGATGAAACCGCGCTCGAAGTCGGTGTGGATCACGCCGGCACCCTGGGGCGCCGTCCAGCCTTTCTGGATGGTCCAGGCACGGACCTCCTTTTCACCCGCCGTCAGGTACGTGATCAGGCCGAGCATCTCGTAACCGACGCGGATCACCTGATTGAGGCCGGGTTCACTCAGGCCGACGCTGGCGAGAAAGTCGGGGCGATCGGCGGGCTCTAGCTCCGCGATCTGCGCCTCGAGCGATGCGCAGATCGGGACGACCGGCGCGCCCTCCGCTTTCGCCAGCGCAACGAGCGCCGCGTAGTGCGGGTTGCCTGCGAGGTTCGTCAGGGAGGCCTCGTCGACGTTGGCCGCGTAGAACGTCGGCTTCGAAGTGAGCAGCTGCATCTCCTTGACGATGGCGCTCTCCTTTTCGTCCTCGAAGCGCAGGCTGCGCGCCGGCCTGCCGGCGTCGAGGTGCTCCGCCAGCTTCTCGCACACCCCGATGGCGAGCTTCTCGATGGGGTCGCCACCCTTCGACTGCTTGCGGGCGCGGTCCAGGCGGTTCTGTACCGTGTCGAGATCTTTCAAACACAGCTCGGTGCCGATGGTCGCGACGTCGGCGACCGGATCGACCCGCCCGTCGACGTGCACCACGTTCGAGTCGGTGAAACAGCGCACGACGTGCGCAATCGCGTCGACCTCACGAATGTGCGAGAGGAACTTGTTGCCGAGGCCTTCACCCTTCGACGCGCCCTTCACCAGGCCGGCGATGTCCACGAAGCGGATCGTCGTCGGGATGATCTTCTCGGGTTTGCACACCTTGGCCAGCGCATCGAGCCGCGGGTCCGGCACCGTGACGACGCCGACGTTCGGCTCGATGGTGCAGAACGGGAAATTCGCGGCCTCCGCCTTGGCGGTGGAGAGCGAGTTGAAGAGGGTGCTCTTGCCGACGTTCGGCAGGCCGACGATGCCGCAGGAAAATCCCATGAGGGCGAGCCCTATAGAGCATCTTTCGGAGCGACGAAACAGCTAGGGAAATTGGGCGCGGACACTGCGCCTCCCGAATTGCCGCGCCGTGTTATAAGCCCACGCTGCGTCGGCTGGACGCCCACCCCGAGGACCCGCCATGGACCTTTCTTTCAGCCCCGAAGAGCTCGCCTTCCGCGACGAGGTTCGCGCCTGGATCGCGAGCGCCCTGCCCCCACACCTCAAGGCCAAAGCCGAGATCGACGCGGAGTTCGACCACGACGAGGTGATGGAGTGGCACAAGATCCTCGGCAAGCAGGGCTGGGCTGCGCCCCACTGGCCGAAAGAGGTCGGCGGCACCGGCTGGGATGCGGCACGGCGCTTCCTCTTCAGTGAAGAGCTGGAGCTGGCGGGCACCCCGCGCACCTCCCCGTTTGGCCTGGCCATGGTCGGTCCGCTCTTGATCCAGTTCGGCAACGACGCGCAGAAGAAGCGCTACCTGCCGAAGATCCTCAGCGGTGAGGACGTCTGGTGTCAGGGTTACTCGGAGCCGAACGCCGGCAGTGATCTGGCCTCGCTGGCGCTGCGTGCGGAAGACAAGGGCGACCACTTCATCCTGAACGGGCAGAAGACGTGGACGACCTACGCGCAGTACGCGGACTGGATCTTCTTGCTGGCGCGGACCAACGGCGAAGCGAAGAAGAAACAAGAAGGCATCAGCTTCATCCTGTGTGACATGAAGTCGCCGGGAGTGACGGCAAAACCGTTCCTGACTACCGGTGGAACGCCCGCGTTCTGCGAGACCTGGTTCGAGAACGTGAAGGTGCCGAAGGAGAACCTGGTCGGGGAGATGAACCAGGGCTGGACCTACGCCAAAGCGCTGCTCGGCCACGAGCGCACGCTGGTCGCGGGCATCGGCATCAGCGCCCGGGCGCTGCTTCGGGCCAAGCGCATTGCGCGAGATACCCAGGCGGGCGGGCGGGCGCTGCTCGACGACCCGGTCGTTCGTGCACGCATCGCCACCCTCGAGATCCGCCTCGAGGCGCTGCGCATGGCGAACTATCGGGCGCTGGCCGGAGCCAAGCTCGGTCACGCGCCGGGACCGGAGTCCAGCATCCTCAAGCTCCGCGGCACCGAGATCCAGCAGGGGTGCATGGACCTGTTGATGGTCTTGATGGGGCACAACTCGCTGTCTTGGTACAACGAGGCCGGCGTCGTTCCACCGCGCGAGCACTGGGTCGCGCCGGGGTTCAACTACCTGCGAGCGGCCACGATCTACGCGGGCTCCAACGAGATCCAGAAGAACATCATCTCGAAGATGATTCTTGGGCTCCCCAGCTGAGGAACGACGATGGACTTCGAATTGACCGAGGATCAGACCCTGCTCGTGGACACCGTCCGTGAGTTCGTGAAGAAGGAATCTCCCGTCGAGCGCATGCGCAAGCTGCGCGGCACGGAGCTCGGCTGGGACCGGAAGACCTGGAAACAGATGGGCGAGCTCGGCTGGCTCGGCGTGATGTTCCCCGAGAGCGTGGGCGGCGCCGGCATGACGTTCGTCGAGGCCGGGTTGATCTTGCAGGAGCTCGGCACGACGCTCGTGCCCGAACCCATCATCCCGCTCATGGTTGCGGGCACCGCCATCGCGAGGTCCGGCTCGCCGGAGCAGCAAGAGCGCTTCCTGGCCAAGTCGTTGACTGGCGACGAGAGCCTGGCCTTTGCCTGGAACGAGGAGCAGAGCCGGCACGACGTCAACGACGTGAAGACCCGCGCCGAGAAGACCAAGGACGGGTTCCGCCTCGATGGGCAGAAGCGCTGGGTGCTGAACGGCCACGCGGCCGATCACATCGTGCTGAGCGCGCGCTCCGGCGGGGACACCCGCAGTGGCGACGGGCTCTCGCTGTTCGTGATCGACAAGGACACGCCCGGCGTGAAAATCCAGGCCGTCCAGATGATGGACAGCCAGAAGGGCGCGCTCTTGGAGCTGAAGAACGTCGAGCTCGGCAGGGACCGCTTGCTCGGCGAAGAGGGCAAGGCCGGGCCGCTGCTCGATCACCTGATGGACTACGGCGCCGCCGCCACGGTGTGTGAGGCAAGTGGCATCCTGCAGTCCGTGCTGTGGATGACCCGCAGCTACCTGATGGAGCGCAAGCAGTTCGGCGCGCCCATCGGCAGCTTTCAAGCGTTGCAGCACCGCGCCGTGGACATGTTCGTGGAGACCGAGCTGACCAAATCCGTGGCCATGCTCGCGATGATCAAGGCCGACGAGACCGACGTCGCCGAGCGGCACCGGGCCATCAGCGCCGCCAAGACCAGCGTCATCGAGAGCGGGGCGTTCGTGACTCGCCAGGGCATCCAGCTGCACGGCGGCATCGGGGTCACCGACGAACACGACGTCGGGCTGTATTTCAAGCGCATGCACATCCTCGCCACGCTGTTTGGCGACGATGCGTTTCACACCGCGAGGTACGCCGGGCTGCCGAGCTTCACGCGCGGGGTTTGACCCGCGCTCGGTTCAGTCGCCAATTAGCGCGCGGACCTTGTCCAGCAGTTCTTTCACCTTGAACGGCTTGATGATGTAGCCGCGCGCCCCGAGCTGGATGCCCTGCACGATGTCCTTGGGTGCGTCGCGCGCCGTGAGGAACAGGATGGGCAGGCGCCGGGCCTGAGGCACGAGCTTCAGCCGCTGCGCGACGCCGAACCCATCGAAGCCGGGCATCATCACGTCGAGCACGAGCAACTGCGGTGGGGGCTCCGCCGTGGCCTGCGCGAGGGCCTGCGGCCCATCCTGGGCCCAGCGCACGTCGTACTTGGGCTCGAGCATGCGCAGCAGCATCTTGGCGATTGCGGGATCGTCATCCGCTACGACGATGAGCTTCTTGTTGGACGCCGGCGGGCGATGGCTGACGCGGGCGCGCGGCGCCTTCGATGGGCGCGCGGGGGCCTTCGACGGGCGCGCGGGGGCCTTCGACGGGCGCGCGGGGGACTTCGATGGGCGCGCGGGGGCCTTCGACGGGCGCGCGGGGGATTTCGAGGGGGACGCGGGCGCTTTCGAGTTGCGGCTCGTGGGCCTCGAGGACTTGCGCCCCGGCGGAGCCTTCGAGTTGGCCATCACGGTATCTCTAGCATGTATGCCCGCACCAGCGCCTGGGCGTCCGCCCCCCTCACCCAGTCCCACCGCGCACGGCCTGCTCCACGAAGCGCCTGAGAACGCTCGCACCCGGCTCGGCGTCGTCGACCCGGTCGAGCGTCGCATCGACATCGAAACCCTCGGCGGTCAGGATCTCCCTCCGCTCCGTGACGTACGCGCGCATCGTCACCGCGTCGAACTCCGGGTGACTCTGCACGCCGACCACGCGCTCGCCGAAGCGCACGAACGCATGCGGGTCCTTCGGAGTGCGCCCTACCACACGCGCGCCCGGGGGAAGCTCTGCCACCACGTCGCGATGCGAAGCGTTGACCCGGAACGGACGTGCCACACCGTCGAACAGCACGTCCTTGGCAGTGAGCTCCGCCTCCACCGTTCCGATCTGACGCCCACGCGGGTTGTGCGCGACACGGCCACCCAGCGCCTGACCGAGCAGCTGGTGACCAAAACAAATCCCAAACACCGGCGCACCCGCCGCGACCCATCCGCGCAGGCGTGCCTCCGTCTCCAAGATCCACGGCGCACGCTCGGTGACACTCGCGCTCGACCCCGTCACGACGACACCCGAGATCTCCTCCGGCTCGGGCCACGCCGCCGGCGCCCGCGCATCGACCTCCAGCCACGGACCCGTCCAGGCCTCGCCGACCCCACGCCGGATCATGTCGGCGAAGCTGCCCCGCGAGGCCCGCGCGGCCGGAACGGGATCCCCGGTGACGACAATGGCTATCGGACGCATGACGGCGCTAGTCTAGCCGGGGTTTCAGCATGCTCGCCATCCGCCACCTGCGCGCCGAGGCCTTCGACGTCGCACTCACGACGCCGTTCGGCATCGCCGGCGGTAAACAGGAGGTCGCGAACAACGTCCTGGTCACGCTGGAGCTCGAGGACGGCACGTTGGGGTTGGGCGAAGCCGCACCGTTCCCGGTCGTGAGCGGCGAGACCCGAGACCAGACCCTCGCCAGCCTGGAGAGCATGCGCTCGGTCGTGACGGGCCAAGACGCGCGCCGCTGGCGACGCATCGCTGCACAGCTCGCGGAGCTCGCGCCCGGAGCGCCCGCCGCCCGCTGCGCCGTCGAGACCGCGCTGCTCGACGCACTCTGCCGCCATGCCGGCATGCCACTCTGGGAGTTCTTCGGCGGCGCCGAGCTCTCGCTGCACACCGACATCACGCTCGTCACCGGAACCGTAGCCGACACCCGAGCCGCCGCCGAGCGCGCCGCCCAGGGCGGGTTCGAGCTGCTCAAGGTGAAGATCGGCGGCACTCAGCTCGATACCGATCTCGCGCGCCTCGTCGCGGTCCTCGAGGCCGCGCCCCGCGCCCGGCTGATCCTCGACGCCAACGCGGCCTTCTCCTCCGACGAGGCCCTGGCTGTCTTGAGCGAGCTGGGTCCGTTTCGCTCACGCATCGTTCTGTTCGAACAGCCAACGCCAGCGGGCGACATCGAAGGCCTACGCCGGGTGCGCGAGAACGGACGCATCGCGGTAGCAGCGGACGAGAGCGCGAAGAACGCGCGCGCCGTAACGGTGCTCGCCCGAGAGCGCGCCGCCGACGTCATCAACCTGAAGCTGATGAAGAGCGGCGTTGCCGAGGCCCTCGACATGGCACTCACGGCTCGCGCGCTGGGCCTGCGTCTGATGATTGGCGGCATGGTCGAGACGGAGCTCGCCATGACCACCGGGGCGTGTTTCGCCGCAGGTCTCGGGGGATTCTCCTTCGTCGACCTCGACACTCCGCTGTTCATGGCGAAGCGGCCGCTCGCCGGCGGTTTCGAGCAGCGTGGACCGGAGCTCTCCCTCGCGGAGATAAAGGCCGGACACGGCGTCGAGCGGGTCCGAGACACGACGTAGCCAGTGCCAACAATTCGACAAGCGCGGGCATTGTCCTGAACAATCAGCTTTCTTGCCTCTCTACCCCAAACAACTGCTCTTGCCCCTGCCGGGGGTCGTCTCGGAATCGGCGCGCGGCCTGGGCATCCCCCGCGCGGATCGGGTGTTCGTCAACCGCAACCTGCGCCTCTCTGGCATCGAGTGGGTCGGGTTCGACATGGACTACACCCTGGCCATCTACCGACAAGAGGAGATGGACGCGATCAGCATCGACATGACCGCCGAGCGCATGGTGCGCCGGGGTTATCCCGCCTACCTGAAACACCTGAGCTACGACGCCCGCTTTCCCATCCGCGGGCTCTTGGTCGACAAGAAGCTCGGCCACGTCCTGAAGATGGACCGCCACAAAGGCGTACTCAAGGGCTACCACGGCCTGAGTCTCTTGGCGCGTGAGACGCTGGACGACCTCTATCATCACCTGCGCATCCGCCCGCACACTCCCCGCTACCACTGGATCGACACACTCTTTGCGCTGTCCGAGGTGACCGCGTACTCCGCCATCGTCGACGTGCTCGAACGCCGTGGCGAGCACGTCGACTACGCGACCGTTTTCGGCGACGTGCGCATGTCCATCGATGACGCACACCGCGACGGCTCGGTCT is part of the Myxococcales bacterium genome and encodes:
- the ychF gene encoding redox-regulated ATPase YchF; translated protein: MGFSCGIVGLPNVGKSTLFNSLSTAKAEAANFPFCTIEPNVGVVTVPDPRLDALAKVCKPEKIIPTTIRFVDIAGLVKGASKGEGLGNKFLSHIREVDAIAHVVRCFTDSNVVHVDGRVDPVADVATIGTELCLKDLDTVQNRLDRARKQSKGGDPIEKLAIGVCEKLAEHLDAGRPARSLRFEDEKESAIVKEMQLLTSKPTFYAANVDEASLTNLAGNPHYAALVALAKAEGAPVVPICASLEAQIAELEPADRPDFLASVGLSEPGLNQVIRVGYEMLGLITYLTAGEKEVRAWTIQKGWTAPQGAGVIHTDFERGFIKAEVIWWEDLVNLGSEAKCREAGKLRIEGRDYVVKDGDVMHFRFNV
- a CDS encoding glutamine amidotransferase; this encodes MRPIAIVVTGDPVPAARASRGSFADMIRRGVGEAWTGPWLEVDARAPAAWPEPEEISGVVVTGSSASVTERAPWILETEARLRGWVAAGAPVFGICFGHQLLGQALGGRVAHNPRGRQIGTVEAELTAKDVLFDGVARPFRVNASHRDVVAELPPGARVVGRTPKDPHAFVRFGERVVGVQSHPEFDAVTMRAYVTERREILTAEGFDVDATLDRVDDAEPGASVLRRFVEQAVRGGTG
- a CDS encoding acyl-CoA dehydrogenase family protein; translation: MDLSFSPEELAFRDEVRAWIASALPPHLKAKAEIDAEFDHDEVMEWHKILGKQGWAAPHWPKEVGGTGWDAARRFLFSEELELAGTPRTSPFGLAMVGPLLIQFGNDAQKKRYLPKILSGEDVWCQGYSEPNAGSDLASLALRAEDKGDHFILNGQKTWTTYAQYADWIFLLARTNGEAKKKQEGISFILCDMKSPGVTAKPFLTTGGTPAFCETWFENVKVPKENLVGEMNQGWTYAKALLGHERTLVAGIGISARALLRAKRIARDTQAGGRALLDDPVVRARIATLEIRLEALRMANYRALAGAKLGHAPGPESSILKLRGTEIQQGCMDLLMVLMGHNSLSWYNEAGVVPPREHWVAPGFNYLRAATIYAGSNEIQKNIISKMILGLPS
- a CDS encoding response regulator, whose protein sequence is MANSKAPPGRKSSRPTSRNSKAPASPSKSPARPSKAPARPSKSPARPSKAPARPSKAPARPSKAPRARVSHRPPASNKKLIVVADDDPAIAKMLLRMLEPKYDVRWAQDGPQALAQATAEPPPQLLVLDVMMPGFDGFGVAQRLKLVPQARRLPILFLTARDAPKDIVQGIQLGARGYIIKPFKVKELLDKVRALIGD
- a CDS encoding dipeptide epimerase, whose amino-acid sequence is MLAIRHLRAEAFDVALTTPFGIAGGKQEVANNVLVTLELEDGTLGLGEAAPFPVVSGETRDQTLASLESMRSVVTGQDARRWRRIAAQLAELAPGAPAARCAVETALLDALCRHAGMPLWEFFGGAELSLHTDITLVTGTVADTRAAAERAAQGGFELLKVKIGGTQLDTDLARLVAVLEAAPRARLILDANAAFSSDEALAVLSELGPFRSRIVLFEQPTPAGDIEGLRRVRENGRIAVAADESAKNARAVTVLARERAADVINLKLMKSGVAEALDMALTARALGLRLMIGGMVETELAMTTGACFAAGLGGFSFVDLDTPLFMAKRPLAGGFEQRGPELSLAEIKAGHGVERVRDTT
- a CDS encoding acyl-CoA dehydrogenase family protein — encoded protein: MDFELTEDQTLLVDTVREFVKKESPVERMRKLRGTELGWDRKTWKQMGELGWLGVMFPESVGGAGMTFVEAGLILQELGTTLVPEPIIPLMVAGTAIARSGSPEQQERFLAKSLTGDESLAFAWNEEQSRHDVNDVKTRAEKTKDGFRLDGQKRWVLNGHAADHIVLSARSGGDTRSGDGLSLFVIDKDTPGVKIQAVQMMDSQKGALLELKNVELGRDRLLGEEGKAGPLLDHLMDYGAAATVCEASGILQSVLWMTRSYLMERKQFGAPIGSFQALQHRAVDMFVETELTKSVAMLAMIKADETDVAERHRAISAAKTSVIESGAFVTRQGIQLHGGIGVTDEHDVGLYFKRMHILATLFGDDAFHTARYAGLPSFTRGV